AATCTTCATGAAAGTTTCTAAGAATGGGGATATTGCGATGTAACCACAAAACTTCGTCGGAAATAGGACAAAAGGGAGTTGACCGTGACTGGTTGACTCTCTTTTTGCTGTGGAAGCGACTTTTGTTGGCAAAATGGCTGAATATTCACATGAACGAAAAAAGATATATGTGGTGAACCTATTTACATCTAGTCTTAGAAACCATATAATATGGATATTAAAGCCGCAAGGAGGCAGAACATGACCAAAAAAATTGCAATTGTCGTTGATTCGGGTTCTGATGTCCCTCAAAGTGTTCTTGATGAAAATAAAAATATTGCAGTCGTACCGCTGAATATTACTATGAATGGGCATAATTACCTTGATGCAGTTGATATCACACCGGATGAATTTTATTCGGCGCTAGCAACGGCAGAAACATTGCCGCAGACTTCAAGTCCGTCACCGCAAGCTGCCAAAGAGGCGATGGATAGGCTGTTCGCGGCTGGTTATCAGCAAATCCTCGGTATCACAATTTCGAGCGCGTTGTCTGTGACGAACAACGTCTTTCAATTGGCCGCGCAAGATTTTCCCGCTGACACCGTAACCATTCTTGACACAAAAAGCATCGGCATTGGCAGTGGCATCCAAGCAGCCTATGCCGCATCATTGATCAATGCAGGGGAATCCTTTCAGGACGTGATTGCAAAAGTTCGTGCCTCAATCGTCAAAAGTCGGATTTATTTCTACGTGCCAACCTTGAAGTACCTCAGTGCCGGCGGTCGAATCGGCCGAGTGGCAGGTCTTGTCGGTTCGGTTTTGCACATTAAACCGGTGATCTCATGTGATCCAGAAGGTGTCTACTACCCTCTTTTTAAGGCGCGATCTGAAGATAAAGCGATTCGGAAATTGGTTGAACAAGTCAAAACAGATTGCTTAAATAGCGCTCATTATCGTCTAGGAGTTGCCCATGGTCAAAATCCAGCTTTGGTTAAAAAGTTGGCAGAAAAATTGCGCGAAGTGACTGGTCGACCGGTTGATTTTATTGGTGAGATCTCGCCGTCATTGGGGGTTCATACAGGACCGGGACTGATTGGGGCGACAGTTCAGTCGTATTAAGGTGTTACAAAAATAAGTCACGCCTCTCAAGCTTTACCTAAAACGAAAAGCAGATCAAAATTGCCCGTTTCTCAATTTGTTGAGAAACGGGCAATTTTGATTTGATAAAACAGTCATTCCAACCACTTATTCTTCTTAGCCATCTGCACGGCCTCAATTCGATTATGAACACCGAGCTTACTGAAAATAGCGGACAAATAGTTACGAACGGTTCCTTCTGAGAGAAATAGCGAGGCAGCAATTTGTTTTGACGATAAGCCGCTGGCGACTGCTGCCAAAACAGCGAGTTCGCGGTCGGTGAGGGGATTGCTTTCAGCCGTCACCATATTCGTGACTAATTCCGGGGCGTAAACCGTTTGGCCCGTCATCACTTTTCGAATAACGTCAATCAAATCATCACTGGGGCTGTCTTTGAGTAGATAACCATTTACTTGGGCAGCAATGGCGCGTTCAAAGTAGGCTTTTTGCGCGAAGGTCGTTAAAATAATGACTTTTGTTTCTAACTCGCTCCCGTGAATCTTATCGGCAACGTCCAGTCCGGTTAACTTGGGCATCTCGATATCCAGAACGGCAACGTCCGGTTTGAGTTGTTGAATGTCCTGCCATGCTTTTGCGCCATCACCAGCACTGCCTAGTACGTGTAAATCATCTTCCAAGTCTAGTAGCTGGGTGAGGGCGGAGTTTAACATGCTTTGATCTTCTGCGAGATATAAGGTAATCATATTAGAATCGCACCTCCTTTGGTAGTGTTAATGAAACGAGGGTGCCTTGGCGATTATGGTCAATGCTAAACGTGCCATCAGCTTCGTGCATGTGACTGCGCATGCCGCTAATACCATTGGAACCAGCCCGAACATAATTTTTGGCTTTGCCGTCATCTTGAACAGTTACGGAATAGGTGTTGGCTGTCTGAAAAAAAGTGATTTCAACTTGATGGGCTTGTGCATGGCGAATGACATTCGTGATGGCTTCTGTCATGACGGCACTAAACTGACTTTGAACCTTAGTTGGCCATTCAGTCGCCTCGTTTTCCCCGCTAGTGAGCAAAATGACATCAGCTTCAGCGAGATTGTTTCCTTGGGACAACAACATTTCACTGAGGGACTGCTGGTGAAGATCATTCACAATTGCTCGTACGAGTTGCAAATCATTACGACTTGTTTGCGCGATATCATCCAGTTCCTGTGCCACTCGCTCCGGAGCTTTGACAAGTAACTTTTTCGCCAATTCGGTTTTTAAGGTGATCATCGAAAAACTCTGACCGAGCGTATCGTGCAAATCCCGCGCGATCCGTTCTCGTTCGCCACGTTGAATGACCACTTGCAGCCGGCGGTTCGTTTGCCGGAGTTGCCGCTGATGGATGACTGATCGGGAAAAAGTATACGCCAGCATTGGCGACGCAATCGGGAAAATGAGTCCTGAGATTTCGCCAAATGATGACTGAAAGATGCCTGGTTGCGCTAAATTAGCACGCCACAGGCCAATACCGATGATGACATAGTATGCTGAAGCAAACCACCGAAAATATTTTCGCGGATACCAGCCCAACATAAAAGAAACCTGCCATCCCGGGAAGATCAGCATGTAGTTGTTGAAAGCAAAAATCGAAAATAGCCCTGTAATGCCTAATTCAAGCGGTATCGTGACAGGGAGCCATCGATCAATTTCATTGACGAGTATGTAGACAATGAGAAATAGGACAGACAAGCCCAGCCAAAACCAATCAGCTTCTGATTTAACGGGGATGAACTCAGCCATGATCGCAGGCAAATAGACCAGCCAAATATAGCTGGTCCATTCTAGATTTTTAATGCGTGTGATTAACTTACGCCTCACCCAAGGCCACGCCCTTTCGCTGTTCATGCTTTGAGAGCACGACCACCAGTAAACCAGTCACCACAAACCAAGCAGCAATGCCCAGCAAATTCGTTAAGTCTACTTTAGCACGGGAAGTGAGTTGATTTAATAGCTGATTCACAAAATAAGTGGGCGTGAGTTCGCCAATTGATTGTAACCACTTAGGTAACATGTTGATGGGCCACCACAAGCCGCTAACAATCGCCATGGGGAAAGTGATGAGGTTGCTGGCAAGACTGAGCGTTTCATATCTGCGAATGTACGATAAGCCGATGCCGATCAACATAATGGGCAATTGTCCGATCAAAACGACACCAAATAGCGAGAGCCATTGATCGAAATGAAGACTAACACCGTTAATGCCAACAGCTAAACTACCCATCACAGCAACTGAGAACAGACTCATCATTAACATCCAGAAAGCGACTGAAAGATAGTAGGGAAAGGTACCGTGAGCAGATAAGCTCAAGAAAGTAACAAGCCCTTGGTCACGGTCTCGTTTCAGAATCGCGGCAATTCCGAAGAGGGCACTAATCAGAACACTATAAACGATCATGCTATCCATATAACTTATATAGAACGGCTTCATTTGTGCTGAAGAGCCGCTGGCCATGACTTTTGTGAAGAGCAAATAGAAGCCAGCCGGCATTAACAGCGAAAAGAAGATATAGGAAAAGTTACGTAAAATTAATCGTTTGCCATCAAAGGCGAGTTGCGTTTTAAAAGTTTTCATTTTTCGTCGTCCTTCCCAGTCAATTGTAAAAAGATATCCTCCAGCGATTCCCGGGTCACGCTGACTTGATGAAGCCGATCCAACATGGGTGCCAAGGCTCGGAGTGTTTGATCACCATCTGTGCTATGGATGATTAGTTTGGGGGTAACAGGTTGGATGCTATCCACTGCTGGCAATCCATTGAAAATCGCTGGCTGCAAATCGGTTTCGCAGGTAATGGTGGCCCCAAGATGCTGCTTTTGAAGCGCTTGGAGGGAGCCATTAAAGACAAAGCGACCGTTTTGCAGAATCAACAGCCGATCAGCAACTTGCTGAATCTCTTCAAGATAGTGACTGGTAATCACCATCGTTTTACCTTGCTGCCGTAGTTGTTCAATTTGAGTCCAAAAAGCTTTGCGAGATTGCGCATCCATGCCAACGGTTGGCTCGTCTAAAAACAGCAAATCAGGATTGCCAACGAGCGCAACAGCGAACGTGATTCGCCGCAACTGACCGCCGGAAAGACTGCCTAGCCGTTGTGGTTTCAAATCGCTTAAATGAAACTCATTCAACAAAGCATCCGGGTCAAGTGCACGAGGTGATTGCGCCGCGGCAAGCTGCATCAGGTCCCCGACGGTTGTGCCTGCAATCACCATGTCACCTTGGAGCATTGAACCAAGACGAACTTTACTATCAGGCGCACCTGGGCGCTGACCAAAAACGCTGACTTCCCCAGTACCTGCTAAAAGACCGAGTAAAATATTCAGAAATGTGGTTTTACCAGCACCATTGGCCCCAATTAAGCCGACAATTTCACCTGGCTGAACCGTCAAATTAATGTCTTTTAGGACTGTTTTGTCACCGTAGCTAAATTTTAAATGTTCTGCTTGAATTACTGTGGTCATTTCGTCCACCTCCATCATTGATACTACGCGGTGGGTGGGCTAGCCAGTAGTCGCGAATGTCATGAATGGCATGTGACAAATGTCATGATCCCTATGAAAAAGAGCCTATCTTTGAATTTAACCAAGCATGATCAATAAAAAGCGGCTATCTGAAAGCTTAGTGAGGCTTCGCAGGTAGTCGCTTTAGTTGTAGCGCACTATAGCGGTATATCCGCCCCTTGATGCAAGCCTTTCTTAGTCTGATCGAAACTTTTATCGGACTTAAAGGCCCCAATGAGCTGCCGCATGTTCATGTCACTGTCACGTATTTCAGGCATGCTAGGCCGCAAAGTGGTACCGGAAACCGTGAGGCTGTATTGACTAGCAAGACTGGTAATAGGCGTTTTGGACTGATACATATTGTAGAAGGCAACCTGCTCACCATCAATCAGGGCATAAAACATATAGTCTGTCTGATTGACCGAAGGGATAAACTCAGAGAACACGATGAGTTTGCTGCTAGATCCCGGGACGAGATGATAACTGTAGGTTTCACTAGTACTGTTTGCGTAGTCAGCGACTTCGGATTGTTGTAAGCCGTTGAGGGTCCAGTAAGCCGTGAAGAACAAGGCCGCCCGGTCAGCGTCTGTCAGACCCGCTAGCTCACTGGCAGGTGCAAGTGGTGCTGTTTTCATAGCATCAATCGGGTAGGTGGTGTCGATATTTTGCGTCCATGAACTTGAAGTGGCCGATTCATTGGTGATTTCGGACGAGGCACTTGCGGCGGAGGCACTGCTGCTAGATACCGTCCTTGGTAGGCGCGTTTGTGAAGCCATCTCTGACGCGACTGGCAACCAGTTAAAGGCACCAGTTAAAGCCAGAAAAATGGCACCGACCATCAAAATTCCCTGGAGACTGATCCGGAGTTGATATTGTCGTTTCAATAAATGCTTCGGCGTCCAATAAAGGTCCGTTGCATCGCTATCATGGTCTTGATCCGCTTTTTCAAGTAGCTGAAATAACCACTGCGTCAGGTAAAACCAGATCATGCGACTGATCAACGCTAAGGCCATACCACCAAAAAGAAAGATGTTTTGAATCTCGTTGTTTGAGGCCGCGAGCATTTCGGCTAG
This genomic window from Lacticaseibacillus paracasei subsp. paracasei contains:
- a CDS encoding DegV family protein, whose product is MTKKIAIVVDSGSDVPQSVLDENKNIAVVPLNITMNGHNYLDAVDITPDEFYSALATAETLPQTSSPSPQAAKEAMDRLFAAGYQQILGITISSALSVTNNVFQLAAQDFPADTVTILDTKSIGIGSGIQAAYAASLINAGESFQDVIAKVRASIVKSRIYFYVPTLKYLSAGGRIGRVAGLVGSVLHIKPVISCDPEGVYYPLFKARSEDKAIRKLVEQVKTDCLNSAHYRLGVAHGQNPALVKKLAEKLREVTGRPVDFIGEISPSLGVHTGPGLIGATVQSY
- a CDS encoding response regulator transcription factor, with product MITLYLAEDQSMLNSALTQLLDLEDDLHVLGSAGDGAKAWQDIQQLKPDVAVLDIEMPKLTGLDVADKIHGSELETKVIILTTFAQKAYFERAIAAQVNGYLLKDSPSDDLIDVIRKVMTGQTVYAPELVTNMVTAESNPLTDRELAVLAAVASGLSSKQIAASLFLSEGTVRNYLSAIFSKLGVHNRIEAVQMAKKNKWLE
- a CDS encoding sensor histidine kinase, with the protein product MAEFIPVKSEADWFWLGLSVLFLIVYILVNEIDRWLPVTIPLELGITGLFSIFAFNNYMLIFPGWQVSFMLGWYPRKYFRWFASAYYVIIGIGLWRANLAQPGIFQSSFGEISGLIFPIASPMLAYTFSRSVIHQRQLRQTNRRLQVVIQRGERERIARDLHDTLGQSFSMITLKTELAKKLLVKAPERVAQELDDIAQTSRNDLQLVRAIVNDLHQQSLSEMLLSQGNNLAEADVILLTSGENEATEWPTKVQSQFSAVMTEAITNVIRHAQAHQVEITFFQTANTYSVTVQDDGKAKNYVRAGSNGISGMRSHMHEADGTFSIDHNRQGTLVSLTLPKEVRF
- a CDS encoding ABC transporter permease; the encoded protein is MKTFKTQLAFDGKRLILRNFSYIFFSLLMPAGFYLLFTKVMASGSSAQMKPFYISYMDSMIVYSVLISALFGIAAILKRDRDQGLVTFLSLSAHGTFPYYLSVAFWMLMMSLFSVAVMGSLAVGINGVSLHFDQWLSLFGVVLIGQLPIMLIGIGLSYIRRYETLSLASNLITFPMAIVSGLWWPINMLPKWLQSIGELTPTYFVNQLLNQLTSRAKVDLTNLLGIAAWFVVTGLLVVVLSKHEQRKGVALGEA
- a CDS encoding ABC transporter ATP-binding protein, giving the protein MTTVIQAEHLKFSYGDKTVLKDINLTVQPGEIVGLIGANGAGKTTFLNILLGLLAGTGEVSVFGQRPGAPDSKVRLGSMLQGDMVIAGTTVGDLMQLAAAQSPRALDPDALLNEFHLSDLKPQRLGSLSGGQLRRITFAVALVGNPDLLFLDEPTVGMDAQSRKAFWTQIEQLRQQGKTMVITSHYLEEIQQVADRLLILQNGRFVFNGSLQALQKQHLGATITCETDLQPAIFNGLPAVDSIQPVTPKLIIHSTDGDQTLRALAPMLDRLHQVSVTRESLEDIFLQLTGKDDEK